Proteins encoded together in one Salvelinus namaycush isolate Seneca chromosome 26, SaNama_1.0, whole genome shotgun sequence window:
- the LOC120021618 gene encoding Kv channel-interacting protein 1-like isoform X2, producing MGAVVGTLTMQTKQRRRPSRDKIDDELEMTMVCHRPEGLEQLEAQTNFTKRELQILYRGFKNECPSGVVNEETFKHIYAQFFPHGDASTYAHYLFNAFDTTNNGSIKFEEFVMGLSTLLRGTMREKLEWTFHLYDINNDGYINREEMTEIVRAIYDMMGKYTYPALKGDVPKQHVDAFFQKMDKNKAGVVTLEEFIVACQESDPRATRVKHLAQGHVDRSPTKSKWGPEPATYRPPAQAPNRQATNHPRSSNSSQRAAPQPSELQHSVLPTFSSSPLRMK from the exons ATGGGCGCAGTGGTGGGCACTTTGACCATGCAGACCAAGCAGAGGAGACGACCATCCAGAG aCAAGATTGATGATGAGTTGGAGATGACCATGGTGTGTCACAGGCCTGAGGGTCTGGAGCAGTTGGAGGCCCAGACCAACTTCACCAAGAGAGAGCTACAGATCCTCTACCGCGGCTTCAAGAAT GAGTGTCCGAGTGGAGTGGTGAATGAAGAAACATTTAAACACATCTACGCCCAGTTCTTCCCCCATGGAG ATGCCAGCACTTACGCTCATTATCTCTTCAATGCATTTGACACAACAAACAATGGATCCATTAAGTTTGAG GAGTTTGTAATGGGACTGTCTACACTGCTGCGGGGCACTATGAGAGAGAAGCTGGAGTGGACTTTTCATCTTTACGACATCAACAACGATGGATACATTAACAGAGAG GAGATGACTGAGATTGTGAGGGCCATTTACGACATGATGGGGAAATATACCTACCCTGCACTCAAGGGAGATGTCCCTAAACAGCATGTGGATGCTTTTTTCCAG AAAATGGATAAAAACAAAGCTGGAGTTGTGACTTTAGAGGAGTTCATTGTCGCATGCCAGGAG AGCGACCCACGAGCAACCAGGGTCAAGCACCTCGcccaagggcacgtcgacagatctcccaccaagTCAAAATGGGGACCCGAACCAGCGACCTATCGACCtccggcccaagctcccaaccgccaggccaccaACCATCCAAGATCCTCCAACAGTTCTcagagagctgcccctcaaccatccgagcTGCAACATTCTGTCTTACCgactttctcctcttctcccctcaggATGAAATGA
- the LOC120021618 gene encoding Kv channel-interacting protein 1-like isoform X1 gives MWEILQDCWKSIPGEAGCENAKSVQSCHQGKDKIDDELEMTMVCHRPEGLEQLEAQTNFTKRELQILYRGFKNECPSGVVNEETFKHIYAQFFPHGDASTYAHYLFNAFDTTNNGSIKFEEFVMGLSTLLRGTMREKLEWTFHLYDINNDGYINREEMTEIVRAIYDMMGKYTYPALKGDVPKQHVDAFFQKMDKNKAGVVTLEEFIVACQESDPRATRVKHLAQGHVDRSPTKSKWGPEPATYRPPAQAPNRQATNHPRSSNSSQRAAPQPSELQHSVLPTFSSSPLRMK, from the exons atgtgggaaatccttcaagactgttggaaaagcattccaggtgaagctggttgtgagaatgccaagagtgtgcaaagctgtcatcaaggcaaag aCAAGATTGATGATGAGTTGGAGATGACCATGGTGTGTCACAGGCCTGAGGGTCTGGAGCAGTTGGAGGCCCAGACCAACTTCACCAAGAGAGAGCTACAGATCCTCTACCGCGGCTTCAAGAAT GAGTGTCCGAGTGGAGTGGTGAATGAAGAAACATTTAAACACATCTACGCCCAGTTCTTCCCCCATGGAG ATGCCAGCACTTACGCTCATTATCTCTTCAATGCATTTGACACAACAAACAATGGATCCATTAAGTTTGAG GAGTTTGTAATGGGACTGTCTACACTGCTGCGGGGCACTATGAGAGAGAAGCTGGAGTGGACTTTTCATCTTTACGACATCAACAACGATGGATACATTAACAGAGAG GAGATGACTGAGATTGTGAGGGCCATTTACGACATGATGGGGAAATATACCTACCCTGCACTCAAGGGAGATGTCCCTAAACAGCATGTGGATGCTTTTTTCCAG AAAATGGATAAAAACAAAGCTGGAGTTGTGACTTTAGAGGAGTTCATTGTCGCATGCCAGGAG AGCGACCCACGAGCAACCAGGGTCAAGCACCTCGcccaagggcacgtcgacagatctcccaccaagTCAAAATGGGGACCCGAACCAGCGACCTATCGACCtccggcccaagctcccaaccgccaggccaccaACCATCCAAGATCCTCCAACAGTTCTcagagagctgcccctcaaccatccgagcTGCAACATTCTGTCTTACCgactttctcctcttctcccctcaggATGAAATGA
- the LOC120021618 gene encoding Kv channel-interacting protein 1-like isoform X4 — protein MWEILQDCWKSIPGEAGCENAKSVQSCHQGKDKIDDELEMTMVCHRPEGLEQLEAQTNFTKRELQILYRGFKNECPSGVVNEETFKHIYAQFFPHGDASTYAHYLFNAFDTTNNGSIKFEEFVMGLSTLLRGTMREKLEWTFHLYDINNDGYINREEMTEIVRAIYDMMGKYTYPALKGDVPKQHVDAFFQKMDKNKAGVVTLEEFIVACQEDEMMMRSMQLFENVM, from the exons atgtgggaaatccttcaagactgttggaaaagcattccaggtgaagctggttgtgagaatgccaagagtgtgcaaagctgtcatcaaggcaaag aCAAGATTGATGATGAGTTGGAGATGACCATGGTGTGTCACAGGCCTGAGGGTCTGGAGCAGTTGGAGGCCCAGACCAACTTCACCAAGAGAGAGCTACAGATCCTCTACCGCGGCTTCAAGAAT GAGTGTCCGAGTGGAGTGGTGAATGAAGAAACATTTAAACACATCTACGCCCAGTTCTTCCCCCATGGAG ATGCCAGCACTTACGCTCATTATCTCTTCAATGCATTTGACACAACAAACAATGGATCCATTAAGTTTGAG GAGTTTGTAATGGGACTGTCTACACTGCTGCGGGGCACTATGAGAGAGAAGCTGGAGTGGACTTTTCATCTTTACGACATCAACAACGATGGATACATTAACAGAGAG GAGATGACTGAGATTGTGAGGGCCATTTACGACATGATGGGGAAATATACCTACCCTGCACTCAAGGGAGATGTCCCTAAACAGCATGTGGATGCTTTTTTCCAG AAAATGGATAAAAACAAAGCTGGAGTTGTGACTTTAGAGGAGTTCATTGTCGCATGCCAGGAG gATGAAATGATGATGAGATCCATGCAGCTCTTCGAAAATGTGATGTAA
- the LOC120021618 gene encoding Kv channel-interacting protein 1-like isoform X3, producing the protein MTMVCHRPEGLEQLEAQTNFTKRELQILYRGFKNECPSGVVNEETFKHIYAQFFPHGDASTYAHYLFNAFDTTNNGSIKFEEFVMGLSTLLRGTMREKLEWTFHLYDINNDGYINREEMTEIVRAIYDMMGKYTYPALKGDVPKQHVDAFFQKMDKNKAGVVTLEEFIVACQESDPRATRVKHLAQGHVDRSPTKSKWGPEPATYRPPAQAPNRQATNHPRSSNSSQRAAPQPSELQHSVLPTFSSSPLRMK; encoded by the exons ATGACCATGGTGTGTCACAGGCCTGAGGGTCTGGAGCAGTTGGAGGCCCAGACCAACTTCACCAAGAGAGAGCTACAGATCCTCTACCGCGGCTTCAAGAAT GAGTGTCCGAGTGGAGTGGTGAATGAAGAAACATTTAAACACATCTACGCCCAGTTCTTCCCCCATGGAG ATGCCAGCACTTACGCTCATTATCTCTTCAATGCATTTGACACAACAAACAATGGATCCATTAAGTTTGAG GAGTTTGTAATGGGACTGTCTACACTGCTGCGGGGCACTATGAGAGAGAAGCTGGAGTGGACTTTTCATCTTTACGACATCAACAACGATGGATACATTAACAGAGAG GAGATGACTGAGATTGTGAGGGCCATTTACGACATGATGGGGAAATATACCTACCCTGCACTCAAGGGAGATGTCCCTAAACAGCATGTGGATGCTTTTTTCCAG AAAATGGATAAAAACAAAGCTGGAGTTGTGACTTTAGAGGAGTTCATTGTCGCATGCCAGGAG AGCGACCCACGAGCAACCAGGGTCAAGCACCTCGcccaagggcacgtcgacagatctcccaccaagTCAAAATGGGGACCCGAACCAGCGACCTATCGACCtccggcccaagctcccaaccgccaggccaccaACCATCCAAGATCCTCCAACAGTTCTcagagagctgcccctcaaccatccgagcTGCAACATTCTGTCTTACCgactttctcctcttctcccctcaggATGAAATGA